The Pyrus communis chromosome 2, drPyrComm1.1, whole genome shotgun sequence genome includes a window with the following:
- the LOC137725539 gene encoding glutathione reductase, chloroplastic-like, translating to MATSLSTPKLTTTISSSPALHNLLFSKKFPSFLSLPKTLTSLSHLCRTSTSHPHHHLNSRRPFSIRAADSGNGADSTRHYDFDLFTIGAGSGGVRASRSAANFGAKVAVCELPFSTISSDNTGGVGGTCVLRGCVPKKLLVYASKFAHEFEESNGFGWRYETEPKHDWSTLIANKNAELQRLTGIYKNVLKNANVTLIEGRGKIVDPHTVDVDGKLYSARHILVSVGGRPFIPEIPGSEYAIDSDAALDLPTKPEKIAIVGGGYIAVEFAGIFNGLTSDVHVFIRQKKVLRGFDEEVRDFVQEQMALRGIEFHAEESPKAIVKAADGSLSLKTNKGTIEGFSHIMFATGRRPNTKNLGLQAVGVKLSKNGAIEVDEFSRTEVPSIWAIGDVTDRVNLTPVALMEGGAIAKTLFLNEPTKPDYRAVPSAVFSQPPIGQVGLSEEQAVEQYGDVDIYTSNFRPLKATVSGLPDRTFMKLIVCAKSNKVLGLHMCGEDSPEIVQGFAVAVRAGLTKADLDSTIGIHPTAAEEFVTMRTPTRKIRKDLPSQEKTDSDVKAAAGV from the exons ATGGCCACCTCTCTCTCCACCCCAAagctcaccaccaccatctcctCCTCCCCGGCACTCCACAACCTCCTCTTTTCCAAAAAATtcccttcctttctctctcttcctaaaACCCTAACCTCTCTCTCCCACCTCTGCCGCACCTCTACCTCTCACCCCCACCACCACCTCAACTCCCGCCGCCCCTTCTCCATTCGCGCCGCCGATTCCGGAAACGGCGCCGACTCCACTCGCCACTACGACTTTGACCTCTTCACTATTGGTGCCGGCAGTGGCGGCGTCCGCGCCTCCCGCTCTGCCGCCAATTTTGGAGCTAAAGTCGCCGTCTGCGAGCTCCCCTTCTCCACCATCTCTTCCGATAACACCGGCGGCGTCGGCGGCAC GTGTGTTCTTCGTGGATGTGTACCGAAAAAACTACTAGTTTACGCTTCCAAATTTGCTCATGAGTTTGAAGAGAGTAATGGGTTTGGATGGAGATATGAGACTGAGCCAAAGCATGATTGGAGCACATTGATAGCCAACAAGAATGCTGAGCTACAGCGGCTCACCGGGATTTACAAAAACGTTCTCAAAAATGCAAATGTCACTTTGATCGAAGGCCGCGGAAAG ATAGTGGACCCACACACGGTTGATGTAGACGGGAAGCTATATTCTGCGAGACATATACTAGTTTCGGTTGGGGGGCGACCCTTCATTCCTGAAATTCCCGGAAGTGAATATGCAATAGATTCTGATGCTGCCCTTGATTTGCCTACCAAGCCTGAGAAAATAGCAATAGTTGGTGGTGGTTATATCGCGGTGGAGTTTGCTGGCATCTTCAATGGTTTGACGAGTGATGTTCATGTGTTTATAAGGCAGAAGAAAGTTTTAAGGGGTTTTGATGAAGAG GTTAGAGATTTTGTTCAAGAGCAGATGGCTCTGCGAGGAATCGAGTTCCACGCAGAGGAGTCCCCTAAGGCTATTGTAAAGGCAGCTGATGGTTCATTGTCCCTGAAGACCAACAAAGGAACAATTGAAGGGTTCTCACACATTATGTTTGCGACAGGACGTAGGCCTAATACAAAG AATTTGGGATTGCAAGCCGTAGGTGTAAAACTGTCCAAGAATGGAGCAATAGAG GTTGATGAATTCTCCCGTACAGAAGTTCCTTCAATTTGGGCTATTGGAGATGTTACAGATAGAGTAAATCTGACTCCCGTTGCTTTGATGGAGGGAGGGGCGATAGCAAAAACACTCTTTCTGAATGAACCAACAAAACCTGATTACAG AGCTGTTCCTTCTGCTGTGTTTTCACAGCCACCAATTGGTCAAGTTGGTCTTTCCGAAGAACAG GCTGTAGAACagtatggtgatgttgatatcTACACATCAAACTTCAGGCCCTTAAAAGCTACTGTCTCAGGGTTGCCAGATCGAACCTTCATGAAACTCATAGTCTGTGCAAAGTCAAACAAAGTTCTGGGGTTacacatgtgtggagaagattCACCAGAAATTGTGCAG GGATTTGCAGTTGCTGTGAGAGCTGGCTTGACGAAGGCAGACTTAGATTCCACAATTGGAATTCACCCGACAGCCGCGGAAGAGTTTGTGACAATGAGGACTCCCACTCGGAAGATACGAAAAGACCTTCCATCTCAG GAGAAGACAGACTCCGATGTTAAAGCTGCCGCAGGTGTTTGA
- the LOC137726241 gene encoding 1-aminocyclopropane-1-carboxylate oxidase homolog 1-like, with amino-acid sequence MANGLSSYDITKDMKDFEETKAGVKGLVDTGLTKLPRMFIQPADRLSDLAIKNAELRVPVIDFEAFDQDFRRPQIVKEVREACETWGFFQMVNHGVPEKAMDKALEGSRRFHEQPKEDRMDWYSRDYNKKVAYYSSVKPLATKAAVWRDSVGFDFADGPLEPENIPSVCRDAVQEYTKHMKNLGNVLSGLLSEALGLSADYLERREFLKVESLVLHYSPSCPEPKLTLNTSRHSDPSSFTVVLHDKTGGLQVLHEGHWVDVPPTKGTLVANVGDLLQFISNGKFKSVVHRVLAGTAGPRVSAVCFFYPTERIKPIGPIKEILSGDQPIYREVSVRSYLAYYRANGFEGKSVVPDFELAPTV; translated from the exons ATGGCAAACGGGCTGTCGAGTTATGACATAACCAAGGATATGAAGGATTTTGAGGAAACAAAAGCTGGAGTAAAAGGACTTGTGGACACAGGGCTGACAAAACTCCCCAGGATGTTCATCCAGCCAGCAGATAGACTTTCAGATTTGGCAATAAAAAATGCAGAGTTACGAGTTCCTGTCATAGACTTTGAGGCCTTTGATCAAGATTTCCGACGTCCGCAGATTGTGAAGGAGGTTCGTGAAGCATGCGAAACGTGGGGGTTCTTTCAAATGGTTAACCATGGAGTTCCGGAGAAGGCGATGGATAAGGCGTTAGAAGGGTCTCGACGATTTCATGAGCAGCCGAAGGAGGATAGGATGGACTGGTATTCTCGTGACTATAATAAAAAAGTGGCATACTACAGCAGTGTAAAACCGTTGGCAACGAAAGCAGCAGTTTGGAGAGACTCGGTAGGGTTTGATTTCGCGGACGGTCCATTGGAACCTGAGAACATTCCATCGGTTTGCAG AGATGCGGTGCAGGAGTACACCAAACACATGAAGAACCTGGGAAATGTGCTATCCGGTTTGCTTTCGGAGGCCTTGGGGCTTAGCGCTGACTACCTGGAACGCAGAGAGTTCCTGAAGGTTGAAAGTCTGGTGCTCCATTACTCCCCGAGCTGTCCAGAACCCAAGCTGACCCTCAACACATCCAGGCATTCAGATCCTTCCTCTTTTACCGTAGTCTTACATGACAAAACTGGCGGCCTACAAGTCCTCCACGAAGGTCATTGGGTTGATGTTCCTCCAACTAAAGGAACTCTCGTGGCCAATGTCGGTGATCTTCTGCAA TTTATCTCCAACGGCAAGTTCAAAAGCGTAGTGCACAGGGTACTGGCAGGAACAGCGGGGCCTAGAGTATCAGCTGTATGTTTTTTCTATCCAACCGAGAGAATCAAACCCATCGGACCAATCAAGGAGATTCTTTCTGGAGACCAGCCTATTTACAGGGAAGTAAGCGTTCGTTCGTATCTTGCTTACTACAGAGCAAATGGATTCGAGGGTAAATCAGTCGTTCCAGATTTCGAATTAGCCCCTACGGTTTAG